Below is a window of Desmonostoc muscorum LEGE 12446 DNA.
CGATATTTTGTGTAACAGTCAGCGTTTCAAATAAATTAAAGTGCTGAAATACCATTCCAATGAACAGAGATATTGCCTCAGTTGGACTATTAATATTAACCTGTCGCCCTTCCCAAAGAATTTCACCAGCATCCGGACGCACTAACCCATAGATAATTTTCATTAAGGTACTCTTACCCGCTCCATTTTCCCCCAAAAGAGCATGAATTTCTCCCGGTTGAATTGCCAAGTTTACCTGATGATTCGCCACAAAGCCAGAATACGATTTGCTAATATTTCTCACCTGCAACCGAGAAACTGACTTATTCATTTTTTCCTCAAGCTAAAAAGATAAAAAGGAGTCAGAATTCAGAATTCAGAATTCTGAATACTCTACCCATGTTCGCGCAGCGTCTCGTAGAGAAGAAATAAGAGTTTCAGAACTAGGATTTATCTTGAGGAATTGACCCTTCAATTCCTTCAACGTACCAATCCATCGCCAGTTGTTGCTTATCATCTAACACCTTACCTTTTGGGACTCGCACTACACCTTTTTGGTCTTTCACTGGCCCATCAAAAGGATGTGCAGTACCTTGAATAAATTCATCTCGCTTAGCATTTACTAATTGTTGTACATCAGTTGGAATCACTTGATTCATCGGAGAAATATCTACCATTTCTTGACCAATACCATCCCAAACGTCTTGAGATTTCCAAGCATTGGTCATTACAGCCAAAGCTTTATCTGTATAGAATTTGCCCCATTTGTTAATAGCTGATGTCAGGTGAGCTTTTTGACCGAACTTGCTCATATCAGTGTTATAGCCAAAAGCATAAATGCCTTTTTCCTCAGCCAATTGTACAACAGCACCAGAGTCTGTATGCTGGGTCAGGACATCTGCACCTAAATTAACCAAAGCTTGCGCTGCTTCTCTTTCTTTAGCTGGATCGTACCAAGTTTGTGCCCAAAGTACCTTAACTTTTGCCTGGGGATTTGTTACCCGCATTCCTTGAGCAAATGCACTGATTCCCCGAACTACTTCCGGAATTGGATATGCGCCAATAAAACCAATTACATTTGATTTTGTCATCTTGCCAGCAATCATGCCGGTTAAGTAACGCGGTTCTTCAAAACGTCCCAAATAAGTGCCAACATTAGCAGCACGTTTGTATCCTGTACAGTGTTCAAAGAAAATGTTAGGAAACTCCTTGGCAACTTTAATTGTTGGGTTCATGTAGCCAAAGGAAGTTGTGAAAATCAACTTGTTACCATCTAATGCTAATTGGCGAATTACTCTTTCAGCATCAGCACCTTCATTGACATTTTCCACAAAGGTAGTTTTTACCTTATCTTGAAGATTGGCTTCCATGTGTCTGCGACCTAAATCATGAGCATAAGTCCAGCCAAAATCACCCACAGGCCCTATATAAACAAATCCCACTTTCAGGGGTTCATTTACTACTACAGGCGATGCCAAAGGAGATACTTCACCCGATGAATTGGAATTTCTGCCTTGAATACAACTAGTTAAGGCAAAGCTAGATCCTGCTAAAGTAACATAGTTAATAAATTTCCGACGATCCATATTTATCGATTTGGTTGAGCTGCTGAAAAAGTTTTTTCTGATTTATTAGTAGCGACAGACACAAGATTGACTTAATTTTAGCTTGGGACTGGGGACTGGGGAATGGGGAATGGGGACTGGGGATTGGGGAAGATGAGGGAGATGAGGGGGATGAGGGAGACAAGGGGAATTGGAGACACGGAAACAACTTGCAACAAGTCTTTCCCCTTATCTTCCCATCCTCTTCCCAATCCCCAGTACCCAGTACCCAATACCTTTTGGAGGTTTTGAAATGAATTTATTTGAGCTTTTAGCAGGAGAAGACAATCATTTAGCCCTAGTTACGCCTGGGGGGCGATCGCTAACTTATAAGCAATTGCGCGAAAATGTTACTGGGCTGGTATCCCAACTCCATAGCTTTGGACTCAAACCCCAAGAACGCATTGCCATTGCCATGACTAACGGTTCACCGATGGCAATTACTTTTCTCGCTGCTGCTTTATCTGGCACCGCTGCACCTTTGAATCCCAAATACAAGCAAGAAGAATTTGCCTTCTACTATGCAGATACCCAGGCAAAAGCACTGATTACGCTGTCTGAGGAACCAGAAGCAGCCATTGCCGCCCTCCCACCCGATATGATGCTGATTAATGCCAAAGTCAACACGGACGGCACTTTGAGCTTTGAATTAGGGCATCGGGCATGGGGCATCGGGCATAGGGAAGAGGATGTGGGGAAAGAAGAATTACTTTCTCCCTCATCCCCCTCATCCCCCTCATCCCCCTCATCTGACGATATAGCAATGATTCTCCACACCAGCGGCACCACCAGCCGTCCCAAGCGGGTGCCAATTCGTCATCGCAATCTCATTGCTTCTGCCAACAACATTATTGGTGCTTATTCACTCACCGCAGCTGACACTACACTTTGTTTAATGCCGCTATTCCACGTTCACGGCTTAGTGGGCTGTTTGTTGGCAACTCTGGGATCTGGCGGTACACTGGTTTGTCCCAATGGTTTTAATGCCCTAGAGTTTTGGAAACTGGTAGAAACCTACAAACCTACCTGGTACTCCGCAGCACCAACCATGCACCAGACAATTTTGGCACGCGCTAGCCGCAACACAGAAATTGTGAAAGCGAATCCCTTCCGTTTTATTCGCTCTAGTAGTGCTTCTTTGCCCCCCATTATCATCGAACAACTGGAGGCAACTCTCAATGCTCCTGTGGTGGAATCTTACAGCATGACTGAAGCATCCCACTTAATGACTACTAATCCCTTGCCGCCAAAAGTCCGCAAACCTGGTACTGTCGGTTATGGCTTCGGTGTAGAAGTCGGCACTATGGACTCCGAAGGTAACCTGCTACCCCAAGGAAGTTTGGGCGAGGTGGTGGTAAAAGCACCAAATGTCATTGACGGCTATGAAAATAACCCAGAAGCCAACGCCACTGCTTTTGTAAATGGTTGGTTCCGCACAGGGGATCAAGGTACAGTCGATGAAGATGGCTATCTCCGCCTGACTGGACGGATTAAAGAATTGATTAACCGGGGTGGGGAAAAAATTTCTCCCTTAGAAGTAGATGATATTTTGCTGCGCCATCCCGCCGTCGCTGAAGCCCTAGCCTTTGCCGTCCCCCACAAATCTTTAGGAGAAGATATCCATGCAGCTGTTGTCCTCAAAGCAGAAGCCAGCGAAAAAGAACTTTTAACTCACTGTTCAACCATGCTGGCAAATTTCAAAGTGCCCAAGCAAATTCACATTTTAGATCAACTACCCCGTGGTGCCACTGGGAAACTGCAACGGTTGGCGATGGCGAAGTTGCTTAATATAGGGGAGTAGGGAGTAGGGAGTGTGGGAGTGGGGAAAATCAAGAAATCATTGAGCCTTTGAGCCTGGAAGTTGAGCCTTTGAACTCGGAAGTTGAGCCTTTGAGCCTGGAAGTTGAGCCTTTGAGCCTGGAAGTTGAGCCTTTGAGCCTGGAAGTTGCACCTTTGAGCCTGGAAGTTGCACCTTTGAGCCTGGAAGTTGCACCTTTGAGCCTGGAAGTTGAACCTTTGAACTCGGAAGTTGAACCTTTGAACTCGGAAGTTGCACCTTTGAGCCTGGAGTTGCACCTTTGAGCTTGGAAGTTGCACCTTTGAGCCTGGAAGTTGCACCTTTGAACTCGGAAATTGCACCTTGACTCTTAAATCTTGGCCTTTAGAGGATGTTTGAAAAGTTTTTTTCTCGGTAGCAAAAGGTTCTAGATACCCCTAAATCCACCAATTTAGGGACTTCCAAATAAAAAATATCCCAAAACCGACGCAAAAACCCTCTGTATTTCTCCTCTCTCTGTGTTCTCTGCGCTTCTGTGGTTCGTTTATAGCTAGTGAGTAGGGGCACGGCACTGCCGTGCCCCTACACCTTTGGATATAATGTTGTACCTGATGTGATTGGGAACCGCTATATTTAGATAATTTATTTCTTGGAAATCCCTTATCGGGGGATTTTGATTCCGGTTCCCCCCTTAAAAAGCAAGACAGTTCACATAAGCCAAAAATCCTGATGTAGAGATGCGATTTATCGCGTCTTCAAACCTTTTAAGTAGAGTGTTCTTTTCGTCTACCAAAGAAGAAGTAGTAGAAAATTGCAATCATTACCCAGAAAACAACCAAACCCACCCTTGGATCTCCAGAATCGTTCATAGTTAATACAGCAGGTGTAGGAATTACCGAATCCTTAGTATTAACAAATAAAAAAGCAAAAATATTATTAGCTGCATGGGCACCTAAAGAAAGTTCCAGCCGATTATCCTTTAGGGTAAGTGCTGAAAAAAATACACCCCATGAAAAGTATTGCAATGCTACCCATATTTCTCCCCGCTGCATTTCTGGGTTACTCAAGTGTGGCAGTGCAAACAGGAAACTAGTAACAATCATTAATACAAGTCGTTGCCGAGATAACAGCCCCAGTCCTTGAAGTAAATAGCCACGAAACAAAAATTCTTCGGCGGAGGTTTGGATGGGAGTAAGCACTAAAACCAAAGGAAAAAGTGGCAGCCACTTGACTAAATCAAAAGTCCATGAATAAACTCGTGGCTGTATTAAATAATCTACTCCTGTGAAGGCTATTAAAATAATCAACCAGACTGCAAAGCCTGATATTAAACGCTGAAATTTAAAA
It encodes the following:
- a CDS encoding BMP family ABC transporter substrate-binding protein, producing MDRRKFINYVTLAGSSFALTSCIQGRNSNSSGEVSPLASPVVVNEPLKVGFVYIGPVGDFGWTYAHDLGRRHMEANLQDKVKTTFVENVNEGADAERVIRQLALDGNKLIFTTSFGYMNPTIKVAKEFPNIFFEHCTGYKRAANVGTYLGRFEEPRYLTGMIAGKMTKSNVIGFIGAYPIPEVVRGISAFAQGMRVTNPQAKVKVLWAQTWYDPAKEREAAQALVNLGADVLTQHTDSGAVVQLAEEKGIYAFGYNTDMSKFGQKAHLTSAINKWGKFYTDKALAVMTNAWKSQDVWDGIGQEMVDISPMNQVIPTDVQQLVNAKRDEFIQGTAHPFDGPVKDQKGVVRVPKGKVLDDKQQLAMDWYVEGIEGSIPQDKS
- a CDS encoding acyl--CoA ligase; its protein translation is MNLFELLAGEDNHLALVTPGGRSLTYKQLRENVTGLVSQLHSFGLKPQERIAIAMTNGSPMAITFLAAALSGTAAPLNPKYKQEEFAFYYADTQAKALITLSEEPEAAIAALPPDMMLINAKVNTDGTLSFELGHRAWGIGHREEDVGKEELLSPSSPSSPSSPSSDDIAMILHTSGTTSRPKRVPIRHRNLIASANNIIGAYSLTAADTTLCLMPLFHVHGLVGCLLATLGSGGTLVCPNGFNALEFWKLVETYKPTWYSAAPTMHQTILARASRNTEIVKANPFRFIRSSSASLPPIIIEQLEATLNAPVVESYSMTEASHLMTTNPLPPKVRKPGTVGYGFGVEVGTMDSEGNLLPQGSLGEVVVKAPNVIDGYENNPEANATAFVNGWFRTGDQGTVDEDGYLRLTGRIKELINRGGEKISPLEVDDILLRHPAVAEALAFAVPHKSLGEDIHAAVVLKAEASEKELLTHCSTMLANFKVPKQIHILDQLPRGATGKLQRLAMAKLLNIGE
- a CDS encoding CPBP family intramembrane glutamic endopeptidase, which gives rise to MNQSFLDAATRGQNDWWRYFLGVLLIIFCYLYVGSFTSGILATILFLVSSTANGNEISNLPSEFHNQLELYLQASQTRYFVIYSIPVFCAWLGIFITINWLHKRKIKTLISADSSFKFQRLISGFAVWLIILIAFTGVDYLIQPRVYSWTFDLVKWLPLFPLVLVLTPIQTSAEEFLFRGYLLQGLGLLSRQRLVLMIVTSFLFALPHLSNPEMQRGEIWVALQYFSWGVFFSALTLKDNRLELSLGAHAANNIFAFLFVNTKDSVIPTPAVLTMNDSGDPRVGLVVFWVMIAIFYYFFFGRRKEHST